The Oncorhynchus clarkii lewisi isolate Uvic-CL-2024 chromosome 23, UVic_Ocla_1.0, whole genome shotgun sequence genomic interval tgtagatcttacagtgaaatgcttacttacaggctctaaccaacagtacaaaaaaggtattaggtgaacaataggtaagtaaagaaataaaaacaacagtaaaaagacagtgaaaaataacagtagcgaggctaaatacagacaccggttagtcggactgattgaggtagtatgtacatgtagatatggttaaagtgactatgcacatatgatgaacagagagtagcagtagcgtaaaagaggggttggtgggtggtgggtggcgggtggcgggacataatgcagatagcccggttagccaatgtgtgggagcactggttggtcgggccaattggggtagtatgtacatgaatgtataattaaagtgactatgcatatatgataaagagagagtagcagcagcgtaaaagtggGGTTGGGGTATGGGCACACAATTCAAATAGtaatttgattacctgttcaggagtcttatggcttgggggtaaaaactgttgagaaacctttttgtcctagacttggcactccggtaccgcttgccatgcggtagtagagagaacagtctatgactggggtggctggggtctttgacaatttttagggccttcctctgacaatgcttggtgtagaggtcctggatggcaggcagcttagccccagtgatgtactgggcctgccttgcggtcagaggccgagcaattgctgtaccaggcagtgatgcaaccatacctctcgatgttgcagctgtcaaacattttgaggatctcaggacccatgccaaatctttttagtttcttgagggggaataggctttgtcgtgccctcttcacgactgtcttggtgtgtttggaccattctagtttgttggtgatgtggacaccaaggaacttgaagctctcaacctgctccactacagccccgtcgatgagaatggaggcttgctcggtcctccttttcctgtagtccacaatcatctccttagtcttggttacgttgagggataggttgatattctggcaccacccggccaggtctttgacctcctccctgtaggctgtctcgttgttgtcggttgtgtcatctgcaaactcaatgatggtgttggagtcgtgcctggccatgcagtcgtgggtcaacagggagtgcaggaggggactgagcacacacccctggggggctccagtgttgagaatcagtgtggcagatgtgttgctacctaccctcaccacctggggccggcctgtcaggaagtccaggatctagttgcagagggaggtgtttagtcccaggatccttagtttagtgatgagctttgagggtactatggtattgaacgctgagctatagtcaatgaatagcattctcacataggtgttccttttgtccaggtgggaaagggcagtgtggagtgtaatagagattgcatcatctgtggatctgcttAGGCgctatgcaaattggaatgggtcaagggtttctgggataatggtgttgatgtgagccattaccagcctttcaaagcacttcatggctatggacaTGAGTGCTACGCGTCTGTAGTCTTTTAGGCAGGTTGACTTtgttttcttgggcacagggactatggtggaaGAGGAACACAGTGAATAcactgatacagtgaattaaaagtgacataatctgtctgttaacaattgttggaaaactgacttgtgtcatgcacaaagtagatgtcctaaccgactttccaaaactatagattgttaacaagaagaggaggagtggttgaaaaacaagttttaatgactccaacctaagtgtatgtaaactgactTCAACTGAAAGTCAGTGTGTTGCTTCTTTTtgcacgttgtgtgtgtgtgtgtgtgtgtgtgtgtgtgtgtgtgtgtgtgtgtgtgtgtgtgtgtgtgtgtgtgtgtgtgtgtgtcaggtaagAGGCAGATGGCTGCCCTGGAGCTGTTGGAGTCAGAGAGGGTGTATGTGTCATACCTGTCTCTCCTgctgaaagccaacatcaccttCAACAGCACAGAGGACCTCCACACCAAAGACAAACGGTACTGTATCACTGACGGTTATTATTTACACATTTATGtgagatgtacagtgccttgcaaaagtattcatcccccttggcgtttttcctattttgttttattacaacttgtaatttaaattgatttttatttggatttcatgtaatggacatacacaaaataatcaaaattgataaagtgaaatttaaaaaataaccaaaaaattatttaaaaaaaaaaacggaaaagtggcaTATGTATTCGCCCCTTTCatgtgaagcccctaaataagatctggtgcaagcaattaccttcagaagtcacataattagctaaataaagtccacctgtgtgcaatctaagtgtcacatgatctcagtatatatacacctgttctgaaaggccccagagtctgcaacaccactaagcaaggggcaccaccaagcaagcggtacTATGAAGTCCAAGGAGCTctacaaacaggtcagggacaaagttgtggtgtcacggtcgtcataatgaggagaccaaggcgcagcgtgataagcaTACATAACTATTTTAATGAAAAgaacgaacactgaacaaactatacaaaacgaaCCATGAAGCTATTTGACTAGTgcaaacaggcaactaaacatagaataacaacccacaaactatccaaggaatatggctacctaaatatggcccccaatcagagacaacgataaacagctgcctctgattgagaaccaatctaggcaaccatagacataaaaacacctagactaggtaaccccataaacatacaaaaacccctagacaatacaaaaactacacaaaccacccttgtcacaccctgacctaaccaaataataaagaaaacaaagataactaaggtcagggcgtgtcatgtggagaagtacaggtcagggttgagttataaaaaaatatcagaaatttgaacatcccacagagcaccattaaatccatgattaaaaaatggaaagaatatggcactaaaacaaacctgccaagagagggctgcacaccaaaactcatggaccaggcaaggagggcattaatcagagaggcaacaaagagaccaaagataaccctgaaggggCTGCAAagcacgtttggtgttcgccaaaatgcatgtgggagactcccaaaacacatggaagaaggtactctggtcagatgagactaaaatgtagatttttggccatcaaggaaaatgctatgtctggcacaaacccaccacctctcatcaccccgagacacctccccacagtgaagcatggtggtggcagcatcatgctgtggtgatgtttttcatcggcagggactgggaaactggtcagaattgaaggaataatggttgggcgctaaatacagggaaattcttgagggaaacctgtttcagtcttccagagatttgagactgggacagaggttcaccttccagcaggacaatgaccccaagcatactgctaaagcaacacttgagtggtttaaggggaaacatttaaatgtcttggaatggcctagtcaaaacccagacctcaatccaattgagaatttgtggtatgacttaaagattgctgtacaccagtggaacccattcaacttgaaggagctgaagaagttttgccttgaagaatgggcaaaaattccagtggctagatgtgccaatcttatagagacataccccaagagacatgcagctgtaattgctgcaaaagttggctctacaaagtataaACTTTTGGGGGGTGAaattatgcatgctcaagttttcagttttttttttgtcttaattcttgtttgtttcacaataaaaaatattttgcatcttcaaagtggtaggcatgttgtgtaaatcaaatgataaacCCCCAATAATCAattttccaggttgtaaggcaacaacaacaaaaaatgccaagggggttgaatactttcacaagccactgtagtaGCCACACTGTGGCTGAACTGTTTTGTTATAGTTCACAGCAACAGAGCCAATGGACCACTATTACATAAATATAGGCTTTGTAGGAACCAATTAAATTAGGTTTGTACATTTGTCGCACTGGGCCAGTGCTTtaaggttcagggttagggtttaatAGTGCACTATGACTCGTTGAAGCAAATTACATTTTAACTGTTGTTCTCAACATTGACCTTGGTAGAACCCTTAGGTTCGGGTTCATAAACAACGAATGATAAATTACTGCTGCAAAATATAAAATACTGCTGTGAAACATGCTATTACTGTCAGCATGCTATGACTGTTACTTACAGTGCAATTACTATTACTAGCCTACTCCCATTATTATAATAACAACTTTCGCTGGTCCATTTACCTCAGTATTCTGTCTGCTAACACCATCATGTTTAAATGCATCTTCCAATTCCATCATTTCAATTCTGTCGTCTCCTTTGTCTCTTTCTGTAGTTAAATgcatctgtttccctctctctttcatccatCCAGCCTTCATATCTTTTCAAATTTCTCCAGTTCTGTTTGAGCTTTTATCAACCACTCTTCTgaacctctctctcctcacagtgtaatgtggtgtgatgtgttttatatccttctcctttgtctctctccaGGCCATTCCCCAGTTCTCTACGTTTCCTCATCCAGCAACACCTGGAGCTGCTTCACACCCTGCAGGAGAGGGTGCTCAAGCGCCAGTGGCAGGGCATCATGGGAGATGTATTCATGAGGCTCACCAGCAAAGAGGTATTCATTTTTTCTCAGCCAACAATGACCCATGAAGTCATGGAAAGGAGCCTTCAAGGGTTTAACCCGGACCAGGTAAACTGACCTAGAGAAACTCAGGGCTCTACTCTAGTGATTGTGCCACAGTCTGGCTGCAAACTACATTACCCCTCACATACAGTATCCAGTCTATTAGGTGCTTGTTGTATTAGGACCAATGTGATTTAAGTGGGTGGGACTGATTGAACGAGGGAAATTAATTGATTGGTGGCGTTAGCAGTTAGGGGCCCCAGAGGAGACTGTCCAGGGGAAAGGCTGTGACTCAGACCTGGCGCTAGGATAAAGTGACTAAGGGGGGCAGTTGAATTCGGTGAGGCGGCACAATTTTGGGgggttcttgcattggaattatattgaattctgcttatGTCACACTAAACATAAAGTGCCAAGACTCTAAACATTCAAATGCCAAGACTCTGAGACTATTGATTGAGTGCTTGAGTGGCAGGTTTGGCGTTTAATCTGTAGCCTATCATCCCTGCACTGTATCAGCACAATGGACAGCGCCTTACACACTAAAGTATgtttcaaactcattccacggagggccgagcatctgcgggttttcgctcctctCTTGCACTTGGtttatgaattaaggtcactaattagtaaggaacgcCCCTCAACGGTTGTCTAGTTTTAAATTGAAAGGAAACACTAAACACTTGCAGACACTTGGCCCTCCgaggaatgagtttgacaccactGCACTCAAGCAAGTACATATTGGTAATGAACACAGGCTACAAGATAGATAAGGTAATTCACCTATTACAAACAGCCTATGTGAATGCAGCTGTACACACTGCTGTCTTACCAAAATAATGCAAACTAAATGCTGAAAGTACTGGCCTAGTCATTTATGCATAAAAACTAAAATACTGAATAGCAGTTTGCCTTAGAATACTGACAACTGTGAATGCAAACCGAATAAAACAGCGGTGCCAAGTAGTAGCGGTGCCAAAATATCAGATCAAAAAGGCATGACAATCTATATTTAGGCTAgttacattaacagtaaacaaacaCAGTAAACAAAAGGTGAATGGAGATCCAAATTACCAAAATATAgtctacagtgagatgcagcctggCTTGACAAACAAATAAGCCTACAGGCCCGCTTCAAACATGGAAAACCATGTCGCTCATGAGTACAGCAACACATTGTTATATGGCACAATACACTTCTGTAATTCAAATTTGACCCAAGTAATCAATTAAGCAATGCTGGCCTACCTTAAACATGTTTCCAATACATACAGTTCCATTTACAACCATGAAAACCAATCGGCTACCAAGAAATCCATAATAGAATGTATCTATTTCTATGATGAAACATACCGATATGTAGCTATACCCAGGGGCATCATTCAGCAGTAACCAAGTATTCCAGCCCTCtcaagggtggcaggtagcctagcggtcaagattgttgtgccagtaaccaaaaggtcactggttcgaatccctgagctggcaGGGTGGAGAAATCTGCAGTTCTGCTACATGTTTCTAGGTTTTGTAGTGAGgtagataagtgtttccaattaCATCATCATCAACCAATAAGTAGGCAATTGATAGGcaataattggttaaaatcacacaATGCACACCAATGATGtcaaaacacagaaacacacagtttTCACATATATTAATGTTGGGGTCATGCTGTTGGGGTCATGCTGTTGGGGTcatgctggagatgatgaatatgaagttgaaatataaaaaatgtccctttaacccccaacaacaactgctacCCTGGCGGCCGATgacaattaaggcagcccccgcacctctctgattcagaggggttgggttaagtaTGGAAGACACATTtaggttgaatgcattcagctgTGCAACTGACTAGTATCCCCTCTCATCACTGCTGAGCTTGGCGGCTGCCTTGGTGGTTTGATGCTGCTGCTCATTAATGTCTTTCTCCTTCTTTGTTTGTGTACTTTGGCAAAGCCAATTTCTGATATCCATCGTGGCAGATTAGCTGGTTTGGCTAATAACACTAATGCTttttacagctaactagctaagaAGCTATCTAAACTCTGTTGTGGTGGGGCGTGAGGCAGAGATAAGTGAAGCAGCTTCAACATTACCACGCCCTTATAAATCGAAATCAAACGTTACACATTTTTCACTTAGCCTACCTCAGATGAGAAGTGTTTTTCCCCGCTTTTCATGGGAACCCAAAGGAGTCATACCTAACCACaccagtggctttacatagcccccccccctacacacattCTGTCCATTGTGCTGAAACAGTGCAGCGGAGATACAGATTTTGTGCCTACCTTCGTTTAATAATTTGTACTTTTTTGCCATTTTAATGTAGGGACATTAAACTAAAACTGAGGGGTCACAAGTTTCAACTAACGGGTCTAAGCCCCATTTTTTCCCATCGTGGAACCGTGCCCGCTGTGACACAGTGCATCTCCTCACCAATTACACCATCACATGTTGAGTCCTTAAAATTAATCACAAGATCACATCTGACACTCAGGAGAGACATGGGGATTGGGGAGAGAGGATAGATTTAGTCTCTGTCTATGTTCCAGAtcatttctctgtctgtctacacTCTAGTCTAGACTATGACTCTATCTACTGAGTTTCaatgactaactgactgactgtctgtctgtctacacttTTAAAGAGACTTACCCCAAGAgaattgcagctgtaattgctgcaaaagttggctctacaaagtgttgactttgggggggtgaatagttatgcacgctcaagttttctgttttttttgtcttatttcttgtttgtttcacaagaaaaaatattttgcatcttcaaagtggtaggcatgttgtgtaaatccaatgatacaaacccccccccaaaaaaaatgtaattccaggttgtaaggcaacaaaataggaaaaatgccaagggggtgaatactttcgcaagacactgtattGAGTTTCaattgctgactgactgactgactgtgtctgtctgtctgtctacactcTATGACCCTATCTACTGAGTttcagtgactgactgactgtgtctgtctgtctgtctgcactctATGACCCTATCTACTGAGTttcagtgactgactgactgtgtctgtctgtttgtctacaCTCTATGACCCTATCTACTGAGTttcagtgactgactgactggctgaatgtcTGCCTGTGTTTCTAATTCTCCATCTTGACTGTCTTCAACAGAGTGATTTCCTGGACTTCTATGTGTCGTATCTGAAGGAGCTGCCTGAATGTCTGTCTGTGGTCAACATGTTGACCACCACCTCACTAAAAGCAGCCGGCCTGTTTGAGGTAAACAAAGAACGCTGAACAACCAGGCAGTATTGACCGCAATCATGGCCATGGGAAGATGTTTTGGGTTGGGGGTGTTTTAGCTTGGGTTACTCcgctcatacaggagtaatataGGCCtagtatttttatttgtatttatttcatatGCAGCACCCTCAGTACGACCCTATATCCACAATCACTGCATAGAGCTACCCACAGAGAACAACTCACAGTAGTGCAGTTATCCAGAAAGAAAGGGTTATTTCAGGAAATCCTGTTACGAATGATCGTTTAATAAATCTCTGACATTTCAATGAACAAAGAGCACATGATGAGCATACCTGAGTGAAGTTTATTATGacttagtttttttttaatgacatcTTATCCCCAGTCTTTATTACTCTGTAAACCTTTCCGAcaattgatttcacatgacttctGTGTGGACTTGTGCCAACTGACGGTCTCTTCTCTGATTGACTGTCTGATGTTCCAGGGTGACATCAACGGGGACGAGACGACACgcccctctctccacactctGCTTCTCCAGCCAGTGCAAAGGATCCCTGTGTACCTTCAGCTGCTGCAGGTCAGGCTCCATGACACTCACATctgatacatacagtacaccaccAACACACCATAGGTATTTAGAAAAGAGAGTCGTCACCATCACAGTATGTTATCTCTAATCAGAGTGGTGGTGACTGTATAAACTGCTCAGGTTAGTGCCAGGTTcacatcccagctagcacatttgattggttggaagttgtgggaatgtatgTTTTTTTCATATTGGTTGTGGAACAAAGCTATATGTTTCCTGAGAACAGAAGTAAACATTTGGCTGTTCTGGTAAtgtacatttttaggttgcagggaggttctgagaatgtttcaCTCCGGTTCCCTGTTTCACTTAGGTTTTATTGCCACTCTGATAATGGACATTATAGGTTATCTGAAGGTAATTAAATAACTTAAAACTTTCCTTGAATGtatcaataagacttttaataacactgctagcttattttGGGTTCACTTTTTTTGAACGCCAAGCACAGATACAATAGGATACATGGAAATGAATTTGcctaggcattaatcatgcaaacagttattttgttattgtgaccagtggtggaaaaactatccaattgtcatacttgagtaaaaataaagatacctGAAcaaaaaatgactcaagtaaaagtgaaagtcacccagtaaaatactacttgagtaaaagtctaaagtatttggttttacatgttcttaagtattaaaagttaatgtaattgctaaaatatacttaagtatagaTTTGTTTACAGATAGCACAGGAATATTCCAACACTCaggcataatttacaaacaaagcatttgtatttagtgagtctgccagatcctaggcagtatggatgaccagggatgttctcttgataagtgcatgaattggaccatatttctgtcctgctaagcattcaaaacgtaacgagtacttttgggtgtcagggaaaatgtatggagtaaaacgtACATCGTTTTCTTTcggaatatagtgaagtaaaagtagtcaaaaatataaatagtaaaatacaGATTCCTcacaaaactacttaagtagtactttatagTAGTTTTACACCACTGATTGTGGCATCAGAAagattcaaacctatgatcttctgttctcgATCCCTTCTGTTCTCTATCCCTAGTCCACTGAGCCACCAGGGTGAAGCTAGATGTTTTTTTCCACATACATAGCTGTTAATTTTAGTCTGTTCAACCAaccaggaaacaagcactcattaagatcaagtTTCAccaacacacatgaacacacctAACAAGATAGAGGATCGAGAGAGATTTCCTGACCCTGAGAATGGaatgtaaatgtttttaaataaaatcATAATTTTTTTCTGAACGTTACTAAAGTTTTCTTCATGTTCTTAAAccagaatgtatatgtttttaaataacattcttagaacgtttTCTGAACATTAAACATTTTCTTGTGGTTTTTCTGGAACATTTTCTTCATGTTCTGAGAATGGAATTGAGTTAATTGATGTCAATATGTAGAATGTAACTTTTTTGAACTGTCCCAGAATATATCCAAGAACTGACATAAAAGAGAACCATACATTCACTTAagttacatttattttgtatttttttagaaCATTCCCAGAATGTAGTAAAAAATATGACATTAAATAGAACCTAATGGGAACTTGTGTGGAATGTTCTGTggaagtactgaaattcctacAGAAGAACATTGTTTCGTTTGcggaactatttgagaacattaccGATATCAAACCAGTTGGAGTACATTCCTAGAACATGACcagaaattaaattaaatgtaaccatgtttgaacttttaggaaacattgtgttaaagtaattaaataccaagaaagaaaaaaaaatccttaaAAATGTGCTGAGAATATTcaaaagccaagcaactatcctgcactatttacagaaagttgtgggaacgttgtatgcaaaataaccacacTCTCACGAAGCTTTAAGAAACATATgtttctcagaacgttatgtgctagctgggataaGTCAATAGCATCCCTGTGTGGCCTGTTTTGGTTTCAGACTCTGTTGAAGCAGACGGATGCAGAGCACCCTGACTACTACCTGCTGCTGGTGTGTATCCAGCAGGTCAGagccttcaccacccagtacgcCCACCTACTGcagcacaacaaagagctgctccTGCACAACCGCAAAGAGCTCAAGAGGTCAGCTTCTGATCCAGGCTCAGATTTGGTGTTTTGGTAAGATTGTGCAGATGGGGACAGGATTCAGATGGACTGCTCTGAGGACAATGAACTGTGATGATATACCTTACAGACATTCTCCTGTGAATATGACCAAATAAAGAAGAATTCTTTGTGAGGCTAATGCCACGTTCACGTGCTactcggaactaggaaactctgaaatgtccaacttgctaactggttgaacgTGGCACATGTATAACTACATACAGTCGAAAATGTCAGTTTCCTAGTTCCAACTATCATGTGAACGAAGCACAAATATAGTTCCAACCTTGTTCTTGTTGCAGGTCAACTATGAAGCAGTTCTTCAAAAATGTGGACTGTGGTAACGTTATGCAAGCCAATGAGATGGGCTCCCCTTACCCCACCAGCAACGCAATACTGTGAGTTATGTTCTGACTACACTCAGCCATTAATATTAGCAGTCAGTCATTAATGCATTGATTAACTAACTCTCTGTCCCGCTgacagcctctccctctcccctcacagaGAGCATGGAAACCAGGTGAAACGCAGCAAGCAGAGGCACCTGGAGCAGATCCAGTCTAGACGCTTCCTGGACTGGGAGAGCGAGGCCCACCACTCCGACTCCCCCATCCCATTTTTCTCCCCTGACACCAACCCTCGCCTCAAACCCCCAGGCCTGCAGAGTATCCCTGAGATGGGGTCATCAGAGCAGCTGCCCGGCAAACGGCTGACCCCGGGCTCAGCCCTGTCCGATGCTCAAGGTGAGTTCCTTCGCCCTGGGGACCCTCCAGGCTTGGAGGGGCTGTATGAGGATGCGGACTCGTCCCTCCACAACGTGTCCCTGTTCGACCACTACTCCAGTGCTTCGTCCGACTCTAGTATCGACATCGCCTTTGTGCGTTGCCCTAAGAGCCATCACGCTGTTGGCGAGGTCTACAACAGAGGGGGCAGTCGGGGGAGCAGGTACAAGCAGCTGCCTGGCCGGGGTTGCGTGTCGCCGGACGAGGCCCAAATGATGCAAGCTCACCACCACCGCCCCCTGCAGGCCGCTCAGTGTAAGAGCAAATCCCTGAACGGGTTGCAGCTGGACAGCACTGTGAGTGGGGACAGTGGCCACGGACATCTGTCTGACCACCTGAGGGACCACGGGGCCCACCAACATGCCAAGCTAGAGAGGCAGTCCAGTAATAAATATCACCCACGCAGCAGCAAGGGccagagcagcagcaacagccCCATCAGCCCCCCGCAGCACAAAGCAGAACCAGAAAGACAGATAGCAGCCACTGACAAGGAGCTGCATAACAACAATCACAACAAGGTGGGCATCAGGGAGTGGCTGGATGGAGCCCACAGTTAACAAGCAGTGGGGTTGAGTTTATGAGAAGCCCTAAGACTGTTGTTCATTTTTAGATGGAAAAGGGGTGGGTCAGCCATAGAAATAAATGTGAGTGCTATGCActgctgggaggtgtgtgtgtcaaTTTGGGGCCTATTTGTGACTAGTATGTACTATGTGTGTGATATTGTTATAGACCTCTGGGTGTCTGTATAACAAATATTACTCCTTTATGTAGGACTCTGGGAGCCCACCCTGGGGGGAGGAGCCAAGATGGAAGGCTGAGGCGAATTACCACACCCCCTTCAGTGAGAGGAGCCGGAAACAGGAGAAGGGAGGCTTCCGTAGCTCCTTCAAGAAGCTCTTCAAGAAAAAGTAAGATACACTGTATCTGCTGACCAAAATGTCACTTATCAGCAGCACTTTACACCACCACGATTCATTTGAAGTTGAATAAACAATGTTTGTCAAATACATGATGGAATGACTAAAGTAATGCTGTATGGGGTATCAAGTTTTTTCGGACTATTAGCGTTGCAGTAACCTCATATATACTGTGTCCTCTAGGtcggggggaggagagaaagacaagacAGACAGCCAGAACTCTAGTGATCACGAGGCAGGCAAGACCCCAAGAGTCACCCACCTAGGCATCGAACGTGGGACTGCCGTGTGAAAAGTGTGACTAGAGCGTCACCAGCAGAGAAACACATTGCTCTGAGAAAGGCTTCAAATAGGTGCCAGTGAAATTCTAGGGGTATATAGAcagtgtacaaagcattaggaacacctgctctttccatgacagactgagcaggtgaacgctatgatcccttattgatgtcacttgttaaatccacttcagtgtggaggagacaggttaaataaggatttttaagccttgagatatggattgtgtatgtgtgccattcagagggtgaatgggcaagacaaaagatctaagtgcctttgaatggagtatggtagtaggtgccaggcgctgaactgcagcgctgctgggtttttcacatccaagtttcccatgtgtatcaagaatggtccaccacccaaaagacatccactgtgggaagcattggagtcaacatgggccagcatccctgtggaatgcttccAACACCTTGTCGAgcccatgccctgacaaattaaGACAAAATGTTTTGAGGGCAAAATGGGGCCCACCCAAtattaaggtgttcctaatgttttgtgcactgtgTACAGTGCAATACAATCTATGTATATAAAACATGCTGGAAGACCAACAGACATTGACCTGTAAAAATGCTGTataggtttctttatttttaagtTAGTAGTTTCCAATTTGAGATCTCTTTAAT includes:
- the LOC139381825 gene encoding rho guanine nucleotide exchange factor 33-like isoform X3 → MENSKTEEQNQEMEEANLEIFQLQSLVAELRTLLQGVLQDMAALQQRDSSLEERAQAHQRDLDDRIMGIRNSLNTFKEDLSSALTQIKEVSSRQKELQDGLEFLQSETGREIRPVQQRKSSKGDCHGEGHECLSNQTELNVIQHYFASLPSISPHRSIASTQTSNSEQEAASGLPQRGQSKSPVWTESKESRNDTDAQSASENSKRQMAALELLESERVYVSYLSLLLKANITFNSTEDLHTKDKRPFPSSLRFLIQQHLELLHTLQERVLKRQWQGIMGDVFMRLTSKESDFLDFYVSYLKELPECLSVVNMLTTTSLKAAGLFEGDINGDETTRPSLHTLLLQPVQRIPVYLQLLQTLLKQTDAEHPDYYLLLVCIQQVRAFTTQYAHLLQHNKELLLHNRKELKRSTMKQFFKNVDCGNVMQANEMGSPYPTSNAILLSLSPHREHGNQVKRSKQRHLEQIQSRRFLDWESEAHHSDSPIPFFSPDTNPRLKPPGLQSIPEMGSSEQLPGKRLTPGSALSDAQGEFLRPGDPPGLEGLYEDADSSLHNVSLFDHYSSASSDSSIDIAFVRCPKSHHAVGEVYNRGGSRGSRYKQLPGRGCVSPDEAQMMQAHHHRPLQAAQCKSKSLNGLQLDSTVSGDSGHGHLSDHLRDHGAHQHAKLERQSSNKYHPRSSKGQSSSNSPISPPQHKAEPERQIAATDKELHNNNHNKDSGSPPWGEEPRWKAEANYHTPFSERSRKQEKGGFRSSFKKLFKKKSGGGEKDKTDSQNSSDHEAGKTPRVTHLGIERGTAV
- the LOC139381825 gene encoding rho guanine nucleotide exchange factor 33-like isoform X4 → MENSKTEEQNQEMEEANLEIFQLQSLVAELRTLLQGVLQDMAALQQRDSSLEERAQAHQRDLDDRIMGIRNSLNTFKEDLSSALTQIKEVSSRQKELQDGLEFLQSETGREIRPVQQRKSSKGDCHGEGHECLSNQTELNVIQHYFASLPSISPHRSIASTQTSNSEQEAASGLPQRGQSKSPVWTESKESRNDTDAQSASENSKRQMAALELLESERVYVSYLSLLLKANITFNSTEDLHTKDKRPFPSSLRFLIQQHLELLHTLQERVLKRQWQGIMGDVFMRLTSKESDFLDFYVSYLKELPECLSVVNMLTTTSLKAAGLFEGDINGDETTRPSLHTLLLQPVQRIPVYLQLLQTLLKQTDAEHPDYYLLLVCIQQVRAFTTQYAHLLQHNKELLLHNRKELKRSTMKQFFKNVDCGNVMQANEMGSPYPTSNAILEHGNQVKRSKQRHLEQIQSRRFLDWESEAHHSDSPIPFFSPDTNPRLKPPGLQSIPEMGSSEQLPGKRLTPGSALSDAQGEFLRPGDPPGLEGLYEDADSSLHNVSLFDHYSSASSDSSIDIAFVRCPKSHHAVGEVYNRGGSRGSRYKQLPGRGCVSPDEAQMMQAHHHRPLQAAQCKSKSLNGLQLDSTVSGDSGHGHLSDHLRDHGAHQHAKLERQSSNKYHPRSSKGQSSSNSPISPPQHKAEPERQIAATDKELHNNNHNKDSGSPPWGEEPRWKAEANYHTPFSERSRKQEKGGFRSSFKKLFKKKSGGGEKDKTDSQNSSDHEAGKTPRVTHLGIERGTAV